In the genome of Nocardioides seonyuensis, one region contains:
- a CDS encoding Lrp/AsnC family transcriptional regulator, with translation MITAIVFVKADVARIPEVAEQIAALEGVSEVYSVTGQIDLIALVRVREHEEVASVVADSLNKVAGVLETETHIAFRTYSRHDLESAFSLGLD, from the coding sequence ATGATCACCGCCATCGTCTTCGTGAAGGCCGACGTCGCCCGCATCCCCGAGGTGGCCGAGCAGATCGCCGCGTTGGAGGGAGTCAGTGAGGTCTACTCGGTGACCGGGCAGATCGACCTGATCGCGCTGGTGCGGGTGCGCGAGCACGAGGAGGTCGCCTCGGTGGTGGCAGACAGCCTCAACAAGGTCGCGGGTGTCCTGGAGACCGAGACCCACATCGCGTTCCGCACCTACTCGCGCCACGACCTCGAGTCGGCCTTCTCCCTCGGTCTCGACTGA